The following proteins are co-located in the Pseudarthrobacter siccitolerans genome:
- a CDS encoding NAD(P)/FAD-dependent oxidoreductase, whose protein sequence is MATTPELQDRPRVLVVGGGYVGLYVALKLQKKIANAGGIVTLVDPLPYMTYQPFLPEVAGGNIEARHAVVSHRKHLQQTELIQGRVTAIDHANRTAVVAPADGGAPFEVPYFDVVMAAGAITRTFPIKGLADKGIGLKTIEEAVALRNKVLERIELASTMTDPAARAKALTFVVVGGGFAGIECITEMEDLARAAVRNNPRIKQEEVRFVLVEAMGRIMPEVTAKQAEWVVEHLRSRGIEVLLNTSLDSAEGALKLINLPDKTPAQEFEADTLVWTAGVQANPMVRSTDFPLEPRGRVRVLPDLRIAGDEGIIDNAWAAGDVAAVPDLTGKGLPDGTCVPNAQHALRQAKRLAKNLWASRWEKPLKDYKHKNLGAVAGFGEWKGVANINLVGSIGLKGGLAWLAHRGYHGMAMPTFERKFRVIFNWILSFFAGRDTTQLMDLDNPRGAFVAAATPAPKPAAAPAAPAADTAPPAGGAGSAEKTKVDPKESVTANAK, encoded by the coding sequence ATGGCAACCACCCCAGAGCTCCAGGACCGTCCCAGGGTACTCGTCGTCGGCGGCGGGTACGTCGGCCTGTACGTAGCACTCAAACTGCAGAAGAAGATCGCGAATGCCGGTGGCATCGTCACCCTCGTGGATCCACTGCCCTACATGACCTACCAGCCCTTCCTGCCCGAGGTGGCCGGCGGCAACATCGAGGCCCGCCATGCCGTGGTCTCCCACCGCAAGCACCTCCAGCAGACTGAGCTGATCCAGGGCCGCGTCACCGCGATCGACCACGCCAACCGCACCGCCGTGGTGGCACCCGCCGACGGTGGGGCGCCTTTCGAGGTTCCGTACTTCGACGTCGTCATGGCCGCCGGCGCCATCACCCGTACCTTCCCCATCAAGGGCCTCGCGGACAAGGGCATCGGCCTGAAGACCATCGAGGAAGCTGTTGCCCTCCGCAACAAGGTCCTGGAGCGCATCGAACTGGCCTCCACCATGACCGATCCCGCTGCCCGCGCCAAGGCCCTCACCTTCGTGGTGGTGGGTGGCGGTTTTGCCGGCATCGAGTGCATCACCGAGATGGAGGACCTCGCGCGGGCCGCCGTCCGCAACAACCCGCGCATCAAACAGGAGGAAGTCCGCTTCGTCCTGGTGGAAGCCATGGGCCGGATCATGCCGGAAGTTACCGCCAAGCAGGCCGAATGGGTTGTGGAGCACCTCCGCAGCCGCGGCATCGAGGTCCTGCTGAACACCTCGCTGGACAGCGCTGAAGGCGCCCTCAAGCTCATCAACCTGCCGGACAAGACCCCGGCGCAGGAATTCGAAGCAGACACCCTTGTGTGGACCGCCGGCGTACAGGCCAACCCCATGGTCCGTTCCACCGACTTCCCGCTCGAGCCGCGCGGCCGCGTCCGCGTCCTGCCGGACCTGCGCATCGCCGGTGACGAAGGCATCATCGACAACGCCTGGGCCGCCGGCGACGTCGCCGCTGTCCCGGACCTCACCGGCAAGGGCCTCCCGGACGGCACCTGCGTCCCCAACGCCCAGCACGCGCTCCGCCAGGCCAAGCGCCTCGCAAAGAACCTCTGGGCCTCCCGCTGGGAGAAGCCGCTCAAGGACTACAAGCACAAGAACCTTGGTGCTGTTGCAGGCTTCGGCGAGTGGAAGGGTGTTGCGAACATCAACCTCGTGGGCAGCATCGGACTCAAGGGCGGGCTCGCCTGGCTGGCCCACCGCGGCTACCACGGCATGGCCATGCCCACGTTCGAGCGCAAGTTCCGTGTGATCTTCAACTGGATCCTCAGCTTCTTCGCGGGCCGCGACACCACGCAGCTGATGGACCTGGACAACCCGCGCGGTGCCTTCGTGGCAGCTGCCACCCCGGCTCCCAAGCCGGCTGCTGCACCCGCTGCACCCGCTGCGGACACCGCACCGCCCGCAGGCGGCGCAGGCTCGGCGGAAAAGACGAAGGTCGATCCGAAGGAATCGGTTACGGCCAACGCCAAGTAG
- a CDS encoding N-acetyltransferase, producing MTGEKNLQALLAGMHPVQRTGEYVYVLWPHGRPLAPGIEAAVREAEGLTVVLPRAEADKEGLSYDFVGAWITLQIHSALEAVGLTAAVSRALTDATISCNVLAGFHHDHLLVPVAEAARALEVLAELSARSRQHHVPGQLQERAERPPVPELQLRDETPADREAILALTAEAFAISPATGLPVEGEPVEVKVLRELFEAKEYLPGFSVVAVLAGEVVGHVISTRGWVGGHELLGLGPIGVTPRLQRKGIGSALIKETIARANAAGESGIALLGSPEYYPRFGFVAAATLGVLAPEGAWGDHFQLLPLALWPGGVHGVFRYAEPFTRL from the coding sequence ATGACTGGCGAGAAAAACCTCCAGGCCCTGCTCGCAGGAATGCACCCGGTGCAGCGCACGGGTGAATACGTCTACGTCCTGTGGCCGCATGGGCGGCCGCTGGCACCCGGCATCGAGGCTGCGGTCCGCGAGGCCGAAGGCCTTACCGTGGTGCTGCCCAGGGCCGAGGCGGACAAGGAAGGGTTGTCCTATGACTTTGTGGGCGCCTGGATCACCTTGCAGATCCACTCCGCACTGGAAGCCGTGGGGCTGACTGCCGCAGTCAGCAGGGCCCTCACGGACGCCACGATCAGCTGTAACGTACTGGCAGGCTTCCACCACGACCACCTCCTGGTCCCGGTCGCCGAAGCAGCCCGGGCCCTGGAGGTTCTGGCTGAACTTTCCGCCCGCAGCCGGCAGCACCACGTGCCGGGACAGCTCCAGGAAAGGGCTGAGCGGCCACCGGTGCCTGAGCTGCAGTTGCGCGATGAAACCCCCGCCGACCGGGAGGCTATCCTCGCCCTGACGGCTGAGGCGTTCGCCATTTCGCCGGCTACCGGTCTTCCCGTCGAGGGGGAGCCCGTGGAAGTCAAGGTGCTTCGCGAGCTGTTCGAGGCCAAGGAGTACCTTCCAGGCTTCAGCGTGGTGGCGGTGCTGGCCGGCGAGGTGGTGGGCCATGTCATCAGCACGCGTGGCTGGGTGGGCGGGCACGAACTCCTCGGCCTCGGCCCGATCGGCGTCACCCCGCGACTGCAGAGAAAAGGCATCGGGTCTGCCTTGATCAAGGAGACCATTGCCCGGGCCAACGCCGCGGGGGAGAGCGGCATCGCCCTCCTCGGCAGCCCCGAATACTATCCGCGGTTTGGCTTCGTTGCTGCTGCCACGCTGGGCGTTCTCGCGCCCGAGGGTGCGTGGGGCGACCATTTCCAGCTCCTGCCGCTCGCCCTGTGGCCGGGCGGCGTCCATGGCGTCTTCCGGTATGCCGAACCCTTCACCCGCCTCTGA
- a CDS encoding branched-chain amino acid ABC transporter substrate-binding protein, with protein sequence MYRKKVFTSFATAAALSLLLSSCANQAGPGTNETSSAGGKVDVPAISKVDVPSAAVLPKGDGKATCPATTTLAFAGAQTGPNAQLGVNIFNGIQLAINQHNQANPGCQVQFKKFDTEGDPNKATGPVTQLVSEEAVVGVIGLPFSGESKATGNIFEQRGLVHITPSATNPSLTENGWSTFFRGLGNDAVQGPAAAKFLTGKLGAKKVYLVQDDSDYGIGLATSTTKGLGDALAGSDKVTTGQKDFSAVISKIINAKADAVFYSGYYAEGAPFIQQLSGKGFTGTFVAPDGVKDDQFIKQAGDASNGAFFTCPCIPGELIPDFASAYKEVSKGAAPGTYSIEGYDAATVLLSGIDAGKQSRPDLLAWVKSYDKDGLSKHYKWDAKGELQAPTVYGYKVENAKIVPVGPIGE encoded by the coding sequence ATGTACCGAAAGAAAGTCTTCACCTCGTTTGCCACAGCGGCTGCACTCAGCCTGCTGCTGTCCTCCTGCGCCAATCAAGCGGGCCCGGGCACAAACGAGACTTCGTCAGCTGGAGGCAAGGTTGACGTTCCTGCCATTTCCAAGGTGGATGTTCCCTCGGCAGCCGTCCTTCCCAAGGGAGATGGAAAAGCGACCTGCCCAGCCACCACCACCCTGGCTTTTGCGGGTGCGCAAACAGGCCCCAACGCCCAGCTGGGTGTGAACATCTTCAACGGCATCCAGTTGGCCATCAACCAGCACAACCAGGCGAATCCGGGCTGCCAGGTGCAGTTCAAGAAGTTCGACACTGAAGGCGACCCGAACAAGGCCACGGGCCCGGTAACCCAACTGGTCAGTGAAGAGGCAGTTGTCGGTGTCATCGGCCTCCCGTTCTCCGGCGAATCCAAGGCGACCGGCAATATTTTCGAACAGCGTGGACTGGTCCACATCACCCCGTCCGCTACAAACCCCTCGCTGACCGAAAACGGTTGGAGCACGTTCTTCCGCGGCCTGGGTAATGACGCCGTGCAGGGGCCGGCCGCAGCCAAGTTCCTGACCGGAAAGCTGGGCGCCAAGAAGGTCTACCTGGTCCAGGATGACTCGGACTACGGCATCGGGCTCGCTACGTCAACCACTAAGGGACTTGGGGACGCCCTGGCTGGCTCGGATAAGGTGACCACCGGGCAGAAGGACTTCTCGGCGGTTATCTCAAAGATCATCAACGCCAAGGCGGACGCTGTTTTCTACTCCGGCTACTATGCTGAGGGCGCTCCGTTCATCCAGCAACTCTCCGGCAAGGGCTTCACTGGTACCTTCGTTGCTCCCGACGGTGTCAAAGACGATCAGTTCATCAAGCAGGCGGGCGACGCTTCCAACGGCGCCTTCTTCACCTGCCCCTGCATCCCGGGCGAGCTGATCCCTGACTTCGCCTCAGCCTACAAAGAAGTTTCCAAGGGCGCTGCGCCTGGCACATACTCCATTGAGGGCTACGATGCAGCAACCGTACTCCTCTCCGGAATCGATGCGGGCAAGCAGTCCCGGCCGGATCTGCTGGCCTGGGTCAAGTCCTACGACAAGGACGGGCTGAGCAAGCACTACAAGTGGGATGCCAAGGGAGAACTCCAGGCGCCTACGGTCTACGGCTACAAGGTCGAGAACGCCAAGATCGTTCCTGTCGGCCCGATCGGCGAGTAA
- a CDS encoding branched-chain amino acid ABC transporter permease, whose product MLPLLVHLPPIENDWITFDIPSLQQNFWSATFDGLTFGAIYALVALGYTLVYGVLNLINFAHSEVFIVGCYAVFFTLSNLGFGPSVPRLGILAIVLNLLLALVVAMAASAVTAFLLERIAYKPLRKRNAPRLVFLITAIGASFTIQYLIYLWRGPSPELALTMFRPTPIFDVFGTIVDSQQLLIIIAAVIMMVGIERFISKSRTGRGIRAVAQDPDTATLMGVNKERIIITTFVIGGLLAGAAALFYVMKIPSGVQYSGGFILGIKAFAAAVLGGIGNVRGALLGGLLLGLIGNWGQILLGNSQWTDVVAFVVLVLVLLLRPQGILGTSLGRSKA is encoded by the coding sequence ATGCTTCCCCTGCTTGTCCATTTACCCCCCATCGAAAATGACTGGATAACGTTTGATATCCCGTCTCTCCAGCAGAACTTCTGGAGTGCCACGTTTGACGGCCTGACCTTTGGAGCTATCTACGCGCTCGTCGCGCTGGGCTACACGCTGGTCTACGGCGTCTTGAACCTGATCAATTTCGCCCACTCGGAAGTATTCATCGTTGGCTGTTATGCCGTTTTCTTCACCCTCAGCAACCTGGGCTTCGGACCCTCCGTTCCCCGCCTGGGTATCCTGGCGATCGTGCTCAACCTTCTGTTGGCGCTGGTGGTCGCGATGGCCGCCTCGGCGGTGACGGCCTTCCTGCTGGAAAGGATCGCCTATAAACCGCTGCGGAAGCGCAACGCCCCACGACTGGTGTTCCTGATCACCGCAATCGGCGCTTCCTTCACCATCCAGTACCTGATCTACCTTTGGCGTGGACCGAGCCCCGAGCTTGCGCTGACCATGTTCCGGCCTACACCCATCTTCGACGTCTTCGGAACGATCGTGGATTCGCAGCAGCTGCTCATCATCATCGCTGCCGTCATCATGATGGTGGGCATTGAGCGCTTCATCAGCAAGTCACGCACCGGCCGCGGTATTCGTGCGGTGGCCCAGGACCCGGATACGGCGACGTTGATGGGCGTGAACAAAGAGCGGATCATTATTACCACCTTCGTTATTGGTGGTCTGTTGGCGGGAGCCGCCGCCTTGTTCTACGTCATGAAAATTCCGTCCGGTGTCCAGTACAGCGGTGGATTCATCTTGGGGATCAAAGCCTTTGCTGCCGCGGTGCTTGGTGGCATCGGCAACGTCCGCGGCGCGCTCCTGGGCGGACTGCTCCTGGGCCTGATCGGCAACTGGGGACAGATCCTGCTGGGTAATTCGCAATGGACTGATGTTGTGGCATTCGTGGTCCTGGTCCTGGTGTTGCTGCTGAGACCGCAAGGCATCCTGGGTACTTCCCTTGGAAGGAGCAAAGCATGA
- a CDS encoding branched-chain amino acid ABC transporter permease produces the protein MSMTDGPTPLQTAAAKQAAVDREAAETSPGRSVTPRRGGGRKRGALSERWNALSRQQQWAFLIVVVVLAYLLPLLNPPIITTEPGNNFALACFDMARFALVAVGLNVVVGYAGLLDLGYVAFFAVGSYCAAMLTSPDSPFLHIPYLWTIPVAMAVTMFFGVVLGVPTLRLRGDYLAIVTLGFGEIVRILATIIPAMKGQVGFQNVGHPPGTAADGAPIFSNSNGVPWYWLTLTIIIIITLLVGNLERSRVGRAWIAIREDEDAAEIMGVPTFKYKVWAFAIGAAVGGLSGALFAGQVGFVNNQKFDVTTSILFLAAVVLGGAGNKVGAILGGALVSYIPLRFTAIAEYKYLIFGIALVLIMIFRSQGLLPARQRLLAYGRTAFNKASGRDGKEPTAPGSGPSATGTPTGGQRGAEA, from the coding sequence ATGAGCATGACTGACGGGCCCACGCCTCTTCAAACGGCCGCGGCGAAGCAGGCAGCCGTGGACCGTGAGGCTGCCGAAACCAGCCCGGGGAGAAGCGTCACCCCCAGACGTGGCGGCGGGCGCAAGCGCGGAGCGCTGTCCGAGCGCTGGAATGCGCTCTCACGCCAGCAACAGTGGGCCTTCCTGATCGTTGTTGTGGTGCTGGCCTACTTGTTGCCCTTGTTGAACCCGCCCATCATCACCACAGAGCCCGGCAATAACTTTGCCTTGGCTTGCTTTGACATGGCCCGCTTCGCGCTGGTGGCTGTTGGACTCAACGTGGTGGTTGGGTACGCGGGCCTGCTGGACCTGGGTTATGTGGCCTTCTTTGCTGTGGGTTCCTACTGCGCGGCGATGCTCACCAGCCCTGACTCGCCTTTCCTGCACATTCCGTACCTGTGGACCATTCCGGTGGCCATGGCTGTGACAATGTTTTTCGGCGTGGTGCTCGGCGTGCCCACGCTTCGGCTGCGCGGCGACTACCTTGCCATCGTGACCCTCGGGTTCGGCGAAATTGTGCGCATTCTTGCCACGATCATTCCTGCGATGAAGGGCCAGGTGGGTTTCCAGAACGTGGGCCACCCGCCAGGGACGGCAGCGGACGGGGCTCCCATCTTTTCCAATTCCAACGGTGTGCCCTGGTACTGGTTGACCCTGACCATCATCATCATCATTACGCTCCTGGTGGGCAACCTCGAACGCAGCCGGGTGGGGCGGGCTTGGATTGCCATCCGGGAGGACGAGGACGCGGCTGAAATAATGGGCGTGCCAACCTTCAAATACAAGGTCTGGGCCTTCGCCATCGGCGCTGCGGTAGGCGGCCTTTCCGGCGCGCTGTTTGCCGGCCAGGTCGGGTTCGTCAACAACCAGAAATTCGATGTCACGACATCCATCCTCTTCCTGGCTGCCGTTGTGCTGGGCGGAGCGGGCAACAAGGTGGGCGCCATCCTGGGCGGGGCCCTGGTGAGCTATATTCCCTTGAGGTTCACGGCCATCGCAGAGTACAAGTACCTGATCTTCGGTATCGCCCTGGTACTCATCATGATCTTCCGCTCGCAGGGGCTGCTCCCGGCCCGTCAGCGGCTGCTCGCCTACGGCCGGACCGCCTTTAACAAGGCTTCCGGCAGGGACGGCAAGGAGCCGACGGCGCCCGGTAGCGGGCCTTCCGCTACCGGGACACCCACGGGCGGCCAGAGAGGAGCGGAAGCATGA
- a CDS encoding ABC transporter ATP-binding protein, protein MSAEKAATGSSAVPEPADVDPSVAVAPGMDIEALAEAGVDQDLAEKVAPDRDIAVEVGDNIVEVQNLTIKFGGLVALDNISFNIKRGEILGLIGPNGAGKTTCFNAMTGVYKPTSGKVLLEGQALNGLKQHRITRLGLSRTFQNIRLFGEMTALENVVVGLDARHRTSVGGALLRLPTHTREEKSAIERGMALLDFVGIADHAHFLSRHLPYGYQRRLEIARALATDPKVLCLDEPAAGFNPAEKEELMALIRTIRDEGYTVLLIEHDMKLVMGVTDRIVVLEFGKKIADGLPHEIREDPRVIAAYLGEPEDDLA, encoded by the coding sequence ATGAGCGCGGAAAAGGCGGCCACCGGTTCCAGTGCAGTCCCGGAACCTGCTGACGTGGACCCGTCGGTTGCCGTAGCCCCAGGGATGGATATTGAGGCCCTGGCAGAGGCAGGGGTGGACCAGGACCTGGCGGAGAAGGTTGCCCCGGACCGCGACATCGCAGTGGAGGTGGGGGATAACATTGTTGAGGTTCAAAACCTGACCATCAAGTTCGGTGGCCTGGTGGCGCTGGATAACATCAGCTTCAACATCAAACGAGGAGAGATCCTCGGACTCATCGGTCCGAATGGGGCCGGCAAGACCACCTGCTTCAATGCCATGACGGGTGTCTACAAGCCCACCAGCGGAAAGGTGCTGCTTGAAGGACAGGCCCTGAATGGCCTTAAGCAACACAGAATCACACGGCTGGGCCTCTCACGGACCTTCCAGAACATCAGGCTGTTCGGTGAGATGACGGCGCTGGAAAACGTGGTGGTGGGCCTGGACGCCCGGCACCGGACCAGTGTTGGCGGAGCGTTGCTGCGCCTGCCAACCCACACCAGGGAGGAAAAGTCGGCCATCGAACGGGGGATGGCGCTCCTGGACTTCGTCGGCATTGCCGACCACGCCCACTTCCTCTCCCGCCACCTGCCTTACGGTTACCAGCGCAGGCTCGAAATCGCGAGGGCGCTGGCCACGGATCCGAAGGTGTTGTGCCTGGACGAACCGGCAGCAGGGTTCAACCCGGCGGAAAAAGAAGAACTGATGGCGCTCATCCGGACCATCAGGGACGAGGGATATACAGTTCTCCTGATTGAACATGACATGAAGTTGGTCATGGGAGTGACGGACCGGATCGTTGTCCTGGAATTCGGCAAGAAAATCGCTGACGGATTGCCGCACGAAATCCGCGAAGACCCGCGAGTGATTGCGGCTTACTTGGGAGAGCCTGAAGATGACCTTGCTTGA
- a CDS encoding ABC transporter ATP-binding protein, with product MTLLEVEGVSVYYGRIRAIREMSFTVNEGEVVALIGANGAGKTTTMRTISGLLNCAGGKIKFAGEDITKMKAHLRVVQGISQAPEGRGIFPGMTVRENLDMGTFGRKDRSGVSKDLDRVFDLFPRLKEREKQLGGTMSGGEQQMLAIGRALMSSPKLLLLDEPSMGLAPQFIRQIFKIIREINNQGTTVLMVEQNANQALAGAHRAFVLETGQITHSGTGKELLANPSVKEAYLGVG from the coding sequence ATGACCTTGCTTGAAGTCGAAGGTGTTTCGGTCTACTACGGACGGATCCGGGCGATCCGGGAGATGTCCTTTACGGTCAATGAAGGCGAGGTGGTGGCACTCATTGGCGCCAACGGTGCCGGCAAGACCACCACCATGCGGACCATCTCCGGCCTGCTCAACTGTGCCGGCGGGAAGATCAAATTCGCCGGTGAGGACATCACGAAAATGAAAGCCCACCTCCGGGTGGTGCAGGGAATCTCGCAGGCCCCCGAAGGGCGCGGCATCTTTCCCGGCATGACGGTCAGGGAGAACCTGGACATGGGAACGTTCGGCCGGAAGGACAGGAGCGGGGTCTCCAAGGACCTGGACCGCGTGTTTGATCTGTTCCCCCGATTGAAAGAGCGGGAAAAGCAGCTCGGCGGCACCATGTCCGGCGGTGAGCAGCAGATGCTGGCCATCGGCAGGGCATTGATGTCCAGCCCCAAGCTACTGCTGCTGGATGAACCCTCCATGGGGCTGGCCCCGCAATTCATCCGCCAGATCTTCAAAATCATCAGGGAAATCAACAACCAGGGCACCACTGTCCTGATGGTGGAGCAGAACGCAAACCAGGCCCTTGCCGGCGCGCATCGTGCATTCGTTTTGGAGACAGGGCAGATCACGCATAGCGGGACGGGCAAGGAGCTCCTGGCAAATCCTTCCGTCAAGGAGGCCTACCTGGGCGTCGGTTAG
- a CDS encoding Bax inhibitor-1/YccA family protein, translating into MALGGNPIFNGKSFRGATQAPPVPQAPYGRAPYGQAPYGQAPYGQQPYGQAPYGQQGYGQRPMTDEQLQQMYNQPAAGPADTGRMTFDDVIVKTALCLGAVIVGAAVTLTVGLGLASLLMIVGALGGFVLALVNTFKKQPSPALILAYAGLEGLFLGGLTRILDTQYPGVGLQAVVGTLSVFAVTLLLFKSGKVRATPKAMRFFMIAIAGYALFSLVNLVMMLTGVTQEPFGLRSGIVGVLIGVFAIGLAAFSLIMDFTSIEAGVRSGAPQRFSWTAAFGLTVTLVWLYVEIIRLLAILRGDD; encoded by the coding sequence ATGGCACTTGGCGGCAACCCGATCTTTAACGGAAAGAGCTTCCGTGGAGCCACCCAGGCACCGCCTGTCCCGCAGGCGCCTTACGGCCGGGCTCCTTATGGCCAGGCTCCCTACGGCCAGGCGCCTTACGGGCAGCAGCCGTATGGCCAGGCTCCGTACGGCCAGCAGGGCTACGGGCAGCGGCCCATGACCGACGAACAGCTGCAGCAGATGTACAACCAGCCTGCAGCAGGCCCGGCGGACACCGGCCGGATGACGTTCGACGACGTCATTGTCAAGACCGCACTCTGCCTCGGTGCCGTCATCGTAGGCGCGGCCGTCACGCTCACCGTCGGCCTGGGCCTCGCCTCGCTGCTGATGATTGTCGGTGCCCTGGGCGGCTTCGTTCTGGCCCTGGTCAACACGTTCAAGAAGCAGCCCTCACCGGCGCTCATCCTTGCCTACGCCGGACTGGAAGGCCTCTTCCTCGGCGGCCTGACCCGCATCCTGGACACCCAGTACCCGGGTGTCGGCCTGCAGGCAGTGGTAGGTACTCTCTCCGTGTTTGCAGTGACGCTGCTGCTGTTCAAGAGCGGCAAGGTCCGGGCCACGCCCAAGGCCATGCGCTTCTTTATGATCGCGATCGCGGGTTACGCCCTGTTCTCGCTGGTCAACCTGGTCATGATGCTTACCGGAGTAACCCAGGAGCCGTTCGGCCTGCGCAGCGGCATCGTTGGCGTCCTCATCGGCGTCTTCGCCATCGGCCTGGCCGCGTTCTCCCTGATCATGGACTTCACCAGCATCGAGGCCGGCGTCCGCAGCGGAGCCCCGCAGCGGTTCTCCTGGACGGCCGCCTTCGGCCTCACCGTCACCCTCGTCTGGCTGTACGTGGAAATCATCCGCCTGCTGGCCATCCTGCGCGGGGACGACTGA
- the galK gene encoding galactokinase, producing MSAVPDSFTTPGPAGTEDLAARFSREFGSVPAGIWQAPGRVNLIGEHTDYNEGFVLPFAIDRTARVAVGVRGDSTVRLLSTYGDQGVVTTSLDSLEPGSAKGWTKYPLGVMWALRQRGIDVPGIDLLLESSVPLGAGLSSSHAIECAVISALNDLTGAGLKAEEMVLATQLAENDFVGAPTGIMDQSASLRGSKGHAVFLDCRNQDVSLVPFETEPADLVMLVIDTKVSHSHADGGYASRRASCELGAEVLGVKALRDVQVGDLEEAAGLLDEVTFRRVRHVVTENDRVLQTVEYLAADGPASIGALLDASHVSMRDDFEISCPELDLAVDTSRANGAIGARMTGGGFGGAAIALTPVNVEQKVRDAVVKAFAGAGFTAPDIFTVTPAAGAMRIA from the coding sequence GTGAGCGCCGTTCCCGATTCCTTTACCACCCCCGGACCGGCCGGTACCGAGGATCTCGCCGCCCGGTTCAGCCGGGAGTTCGGCAGCGTTCCTGCCGGGATCTGGCAGGCGCCGGGCCGGGTCAACCTGATCGGCGAGCACACCGACTACAACGAGGGATTTGTGCTGCCGTTCGCCATTGACCGGACTGCCCGGGTGGCCGTAGGGGTCCGGGGCGATTCCACGGTGCGGCTGCTTTCCACCTACGGGGACCAGGGCGTAGTGACCACTTCGCTGGATTCCCTGGAGCCGGGCTCGGCCAAAGGCTGGACTAAGTACCCCTTGGGAGTCATGTGGGCTCTGCGCCAGCGGGGTATCGACGTTCCCGGCATCGACCTGCTGCTGGAATCAAGTGTTCCACTCGGGGCAGGGCTCTCCTCGTCGCATGCCATCGAGTGCGCGGTCATCTCGGCACTAAACGATCTGACGGGCGCCGGGCTGAAGGCGGAGGAAATGGTCCTGGCTACGCAGCTGGCTGAGAACGACTTCGTGGGCGCCCCCACCGGAATTATGGACCAGTCAGCATCGTTGCGCGGTTCAAAAGGCCACGCCGTATTCCTGGATTGCCGGAACCAGGATGTCAGCCTGGTTCCCTTCGAAACGGAACCGGCGGACCTGGTGATGCTGGTGATCGACACCAAGGTCTCGCACTCCCATGCCGACGGCGGTTACGCGTCCCGGCGTGCCTCGTGTGAACTGGGCGCCGAGGTCCTCGGAGTCAAGGCCCTGCGGGACGTCCAGGTGGGTGACCTTGAGGAGGCCGCCGGCCTCCTGGACGAAGTGACGTTCCGCCGGGTCCGCCATGTGGTCACAGAGAACGACCGGGTCCTCCAGACCGTGGAATACCTCGCGGCCGATGGGCCTGCCTCGATCGGCGCCCTGTTGGACGCAAGCCACGTCTCGATGCGCGACGACTTTGAAATTTCCTGCCCGGAACTGGATCTTGCCGTGGACACGTCCCGCGCCAATGGTGCCATCGGCGCCCGCATGACCGGTGGCGGTTTCGGTGGCGCCGCCATCGCCCTCACGCCGGTCAACGTCGAGCAAAAGGTGCGTGACGCCGTCGTCAAAGCTTTTGCCGGCGCCGGTTTCACCGCACCGGACATCTTCACCGTGACGCCGGCGGCCGGCGCCATGCGTATCGCTTAG